The following is a genomic window from bacterium (Candidatus Blackallbacteria) CG13_big_fil_rev_8_21_14_2_50_49_14.
CTGAAAGACTGACAAATATTTCAGCCTGGAGAGGCGCTTTGCCCAAGGCCTGAAGATAATATTCGGCTGCTTTTTGCCATTGGCCCTGGCGGTGAAAAAGCAGGCCCAGATTTTGCAGAATTTCAGCCTGATCCGGCAGGCATGCCAAGGCTTCTTCCAAACAGGGCTGAGCTTCAGAATAGGCTTTGAGATCGATCAAAACCAAGCCCAAACCATTGAGGTTTTCGGGGCTGCGGGAAAGTTCAAGCGCTTTTTGATAAGCTGCTCTTGCGCGCTTCAGATCGCCTTTGCGATAGGCCTTTTCACCCTCTAAACTCCACGGGGTAGCTTGGGGGGCATCAGGGGCTGGTTCGTGCGGGCACATCTTTTGCAAAAATCCTTCCGGCCTGGGCTGCTTGAATCGCTTCAAGATCGGCGGGTGTCAGCAGGCCCTGATTCAGCAGAATTTGAGCGGCCTCTACCGCGTCACGGGTCAGATAGGTGCCTTGAAAACGGGGATCCTGGGCTTGAGCCTGCGTGACATTGTTAATAAAAATACCTTTGACGCGCCCTGGAAATTCCTGGGCAATCTGGCGGTAGATTTCAGGATCTTTTTCACCGCTGTCTCCGAAAAAAAGAAAACTTTTCTGGGGATAGGTGGCGAATAACTGGCGCAGACGTGAGAGTTTAAAGGCGTATTGTTCCAAGGGGCTGTCATCGGTTTTGCCAAAGCCCCATTTTTTCAGTTCAATTGCGCCGGTAGGAAAGGTGCGAAAGTCCATAAAACGGTAAATATACGGCGAGAGGTTAAAGGGGCTGCCGCTGATATACGTGATATCGCCATCGGCTTGGCCGTCGCGGTTTTCAAGGCGTTGGTAGAGCATGGCGGTGCCGGGAATGGGTTCTGAACTGTAGGAATTGCTGAAGAGCAGCCGGCGCAGGGCATTGAGCTTTTGGGTGACATTGCTGAGTTTAATCGTATCGTCGATATCTGAAACAATGCCGATATCCTGGCTGTTCAGGCTTTGGATCACGATTTTTTCCGAGCTGGGTGGGGCTGTTGCTTTCTGACCGGGTGCCAACTCGGCCTGCAAAGTATAAAGGCCTGCTGACAGGGGGCCAAAAGCACCGATTGGCGCTTGAATCATGCCTTCTTTATCGCTGATCAGGGTGATCTGTTTGCCATTTAGGCTGAAGATCACCTGTATGCCGGGCACTTCTTTGACGCTCAGCGAGGTGAGATTGCGCCAGAAATTAACCAGTGAAGAATCATGGGGGCTTTCAGGTTTTTGATTCTCGGCTTGAATGACGCGGGCCTTGAGCCAAACCTGACTTTCGTTGCCATAACTGCGAAAAAGGCGGATATCAAGTTTTTTTGCGCTTCTCTGTGCTTCCAACTGAGCGGAGCCAAGTGCGGTGGTTTGCACCATCTGGAGGGGGTAACTGCTGCAGGAACACAGCAGCAGGAGGCTGAAGAGTAATTGTTTTTTCATGGTGAGCTTTCAACTAAACGCCTGGATAAAGATAATCTCTATTATAGTATATTCTCGGCTTGTTTATTTTTCAGGTCTGTATTTCAGGGTCTGGGGGGCAAACCCCTAGAGAAGAGGTGAACCGGCCGTGATATAATACACCCCATGCGTAAAACACCGATTCATCTGGCTTTTCTGGTTTTATTTTCACTCAGCCTTTTGGTTTGCTTGGCCTCTGCCTTTGCAGAAGACAATAAACCCAAGGTCGCCGTGGTGCAGTTTGAAAGCATTGGCGTTGAACCCTCCTTGGGCGCTGCGGCCAGTGAGATTCTCTCTACCCATCTGGCGAGCCGGGAACAGGCGTTTCGGGTGGTTGAACGCACCCAATTGCAGAAAGCTATGAAGGAATTGGGCTATCAGAATACTGCGCTGGTTGATCCCGATTCGGCAGTGCAGATTGGTAAGCACTTGGGGGCCCGTTATATTGTGGTGGGCAGTGTGACCCGTTTTGGTAAAAGTTATTCACTCAATGCCCGGATTGTCGAAGTGGAGACTGCCGAGGCCCGTTCGGTTGAACCTTTAATGGCTCCTGAGTTAAACCCTGCCACGGTGGTCCAATTGGGGCAACAAATCACCACCCGTCTCAATTTGCTGATCTCGCCCGTGGCTTTGCCTTCTTCTTTGCCCACTGTTCCGCCAACGCGTCCCCTTCAGCCCCTGGCTTCCCCCATGACCTCTCAATTGAGTCAGTTTGGGGCGTTGGTTTCGATCCCCGCAGGCCCTTTTTTACGTGGAGATCAACTCAATGAGGGGCAGGACGACGAGCGCCCGGCCCGCACGATTTATATCGACTCTTTTTCAATCATGGAGCATGAAGTAACCCAGTCTCAATACATGCGTTATCTTTTGGCGACAGGCCACAAGCCCCCCTTGCACTGTGATTATGGCAAACCCGTCTGGGACCCTGAAAAAAAAGCCAATTATCCCGTGATTTGCGTGAACTGGCAGGAAGCCCATGACTATTGTGCTTGGGCCGGTTTGCGTCTGCCCACAGAAGCTGAATGGGAAAAAGCTGCACGTGGTCCGCAGGGCCTGCGTTTTGCCTGGGGAAATGAAGCGCCAAACTGCGATAAAACAACCTTTTCAGGTTGTAAGGGAAGTTTGGGCGGATTGCATGCCGTCGGTGAGAAACCTTTGGGCAACAGTCCCTATGGTTTGCGTGATATGACAGGCAATGTTTGGGAATGGGTCAGCGATTGGTATGATGATCATTATTACAGAAACAGCCCTGATCGCAACCCGCCTGGGCCGGGGGGGAAAGGCCAGAAGAGTACCAAAGTTCTGCGGGGAGGAAGTTTTGCCCATGATGAATTTGCGAACCGCGCCAGTAACCGCAGTGATTTACCCCCTGATTTTCGCAATTCCATGACGGGTTTTCGTTGCGCGCGTTAAAGACTTTCTCTTGCTTCTGTTTTTCATTCTGATCAAAGATCACAGGATCTTTTTGCTGCCTGTGCTAAAGTAAGCGTGAAAACAGTGTATTCAAGTTAAACAAGAGGATGGGTTAAACACATGTATCAGGATTTAGAGTGTTTGATTTCAGCGCCTGTGATTACCTCCGACGATATAGAGCGTTTGGTGGGTAGTTTGGAATGCGAAGGGTAGCAATGCTTGAGTCTTCCCTGAGCCCCGAAGCCCAGGCCCGCCTGATGGCGATTGCGCGCCAGATTCGTGATGAAGTCTCTGACTTACCCGATAGTCCGGATAAGCAGGCGAAAATTCAAGCCCGAATCCGTGAACTATATCAAGCGCAATTCCCTGAGGATTACGAGCGCATTAAACATTTGCTGCAGGGTTCCTAGTTTTACAGGCCTATCTGAGGTCTGAATGGCCTCAATCTATTTCCCACTAAGCTTTATCATCGATTAATGTTTTTTTTCTTGCACAAAAATTTTTTGAGTCTGCATTCCAATGCTTATTTTTAAGGATTGGATTGTGTGCCTGAGATCCTAAAAGCAAACCCCCTGGGTGAGAGCCCAGGGGGTAAAACAATTTTATGCGGTTTATTTGCGTGAAGCAGTCATCGCGCCAGCCAGACCTCCGGCCGCTCCGGTTACGCCCCCGACAACTGCACCAAGAACGCCTACGGCTACTGCGTCTTTGATATTGCCGCTGGAGAGATTTTTACCTGCCAAAGCCAGGCCTCCAACCAGTGCGCCTACACCCGCACCTACAGCTGCGCCTTTGAGTTTGCTTTCTGTCGTATTGGCGGCAACGCCACCGGCTAAGCCGCCTGTCACAGCTCCTCCCATGGCACCAGCCAGAGCGAAGAGTTGTGCCCAGCCCTTGCCTTCACCATGAGAACCCAAGGCCATCAGGGCCAAGGGGACACCAGCAGCCATCGCACCTCCGAGAGCGCCTGCGCCGGCACCTTTTAAGGTGGGAACCATGCCGCGTTTAAGTTCTGTGATATCGTTGCTGTCTTTGAGCAGGGCTTTGTTTTCTGTTACCGGAGCCGTTTGTTGAGGGGCGGCTTTGGGGGCTTGGACAGGGGTGTTTAAAAGGGGTGTGTTGGATACAGCAGTAATCGTTGACATGGTTCACTCTTTTCTTCACTTGAATTAAATTTTATTTATAAACTAGATATAGATTGGTTAAATTTAATTTTGCTGAAAAAGATAAAGATAAGGTTAAGATTAGAAAAAATAATATTTAAAATTAAATTATTTAATATTTAATCTTTTGCGCGGAAGTGCTTGCTTCCAAGGTGTTTCCTTGATTTTTGATTTCTTTTTAAAGACTGTGAGTATCAAAAAGCATGGATTTTCTCTCGCTTCGCTCAGAACGGTGATTCGGTGGGTAAAGCGTGGGCTGTTTTCATGGCTTGAATCTCTGCAGCCTGATTCTGAATCCAGCTTAAAAAGTTTCCGAGCGTATTGATCTCTTCACTGCTGACGGCCATACCCGTGGGCAATACCATTACTTTCTCTGCAATGGCCTCTGTGACGGGCAGTTGCTTGCCTGCTTCAGGATAAAGCTGAAGATAGGGTTTGAGGCGGTGACAGCCCGGATAAAAATAGCGACGGGCAATTACATTTTCGGCATGGAGCAGCTCAACGACACTGTCCCGATGAAGCCCAAAACCTGCAGGATCGAGTTCCAAGACCAAATATTGAAAATTGCTGGTTTCAGGCAAGGGAAGCAGTTTCAAGCCTGGGATTCCTTGGGTTGCCTGTTTCAGGGCTTGGTAATTGCGTCGGTTTTGGGCGATAAAAGTCTGGGCATATCGCAACGAGCTGCGTCCTACGGTGGCACAGATTTCATTCATTTTGGCATTGATACCCAGCTCAACCACCTGATCATAATCGACAAAGCCAAAATTGCGCATCAAACGCAAGCGCTCTGCCAGGGCGGAATCTTGGGTGGTGATGATTCCCCCTTCGAGGCTGTTGACGAACTTAGTTGCATGCAGACTGAAGACTTCGGCTTGGCCCAAGCCGCCGATCATGCGCCCCTTGTATTGGCAACCCAAGGCATGGGCTGCATCGAAGATCAATTTGAGCTGGTATTTCTTTGCAAGGGCTTCTAGGGCTTCTACTTCGCAGGCCTGGCCCCAAAGATGCACGCCCAGAATCGCAGAGGTTTGGGGGGTAATCAAGCGCTCCACCGCCTGGGGATCGAGGGTATGGGTTTCAGGTAGAATATCGCAAAAGACAGGCTGAATTCCCAACCACTGCAGGGCATGTACTGTGGCGACAAAGGTAAACGAGGGAACAATCACCTCGCCGTGCAGATCCAAAGCCTTAAAGAGCAGCTCCAGGCCCAGGGTTGCGTTGCTGACGGCTAAACAATGCTTGACCCCCAGGGTATCTGCCAGTTCGGCTTCGAAAGCCTTGAGCTGGGGGCCGTCATTGGAGAGCCAGCGGCTTTCCAATACGGTTCGAATTTCGGCCAGAATCTCTTCACTGGGAGCCAGATTGGGCCGTCCCACAAAGCGCTTTTCGTGGAACAGGGGGTCGCCTCCAAAAAGGGCAAGGTCGGACAGGGATTGCTTGAACATAGCTGCCTTTCTTGAACTTCAGGCCTCTAGCATAGCCTTAAGCCCTGCTGATTTCAAGTACCTGAAGGCTTGCCTTGCGCGTGCTTTTGAGAAAGTTTTTCAAACCCCAGCTAAGAACAGGGAGAGCAAGCGTTTCCGGCCTGAATTCTACATGCTATGCTAAATGCGAAGCATTGCTGAGAAAGGGTTTTTCATGCGCAGATTTCAAACTGTTTTTTCAAGCCCCAAACCGATTATTGGCATGATCCATCTTTTGCCCCTGTTGGGAACGCCCGCCTACCAGAACAACCGCGAGCAGATTTTAGAAACGGCTCTGCAGGAGACCGAAACCTATCTCAAGGCAGGTATTGATGCTTTGATGATCGAAAATATGCATGATTTGCCCTATCTGAACCGTACTGTGGGGCCTGAAATCGTGGCCATGATGGGAGTGATTGCCTACGAAATCAAAAAAAGGTCGGCCTTGCCCTGTGGGATTCAAATTCTAGCAGGGGCCAATCAGGCCGCGTTGGGCGTGGCTGCTGCTGCCGGTTTGGATTTTATTCGGGCTGAGGGTTTTGTTTTTTCACATATTGCTGATGAGGGCCAGATGGATGCCTGTGCCGGTGAACTCTTGCGTTACCGCAGACAGATAGAGGCCCAGCAGATATTGGTTTTTACAGATATTAAAAAAAAGCACAGTTCACATGCCCTGACCCAGGATGTGGATATTGTCGAAACAGCCCAAGCCGCTGAATTTTTTCGCAGTGATGGGTTGAT
Proteins encoded in this region:
- a CDS encoding dTDP-4-dehydro-6-deoxyglucose aminotransferase, producing the protein MFKQSLSDLALFGGDPLFHEKRFVGRPNLAPSEEILAEIRTVLESRWLSNDGPQLKAFEAELADTLGVKHCLAVSNATLGLELLFKALDLHGEVIVPSFTFVATVHALQWLGIQPVFCDILPETHTLDPQAVERLITPQTSAILGVHLWGQACEVEALEALAKKYQLKLIFDAAHALGCQYKGRMIGGLGQAEVFSLHATKFVNSLEGGIITTQDSALAERLRLMRNFGFVDYDQVVELGINAKMNEICATVGRSSLRYAQTFIAQNRRNYQALKQATQGIPGLKLLPLPETSNFQYLVLELDPAGFGLHRDSVVELLHAENVIARRYFYPGCHRLKPYLQLYPEAGKQLPVTEAIAEKVMVLPTGMAVSSEEINTLGNFLSWIQNQAAEIQAMKTAHALPTESPF